The Porites lutea chromosome 7, jaPorLute2.1, whole genome shotgun sequence genome includes the window GAGTCACAGATTAAAAAGCTAATTTCCAAGGGCGCTGTGACTGAAGTGCCTCCTTGTGATAATGAATTCATTTCTACAGTCTTTTCTGGTTCCCAAGAAGACCGGGGACTTTCGGCCAGTCATAAATCTTAAGCCTTTAAATCAATTTGTCGAGAAGATTCATTTTAAGATGGAGAATATCCGCATGGCCTTGAATTGTATTTCCCCTGGGGACTTCATGGTCTCCATTGACCTTAAGGATGCTTATTGCAGTGTACCTATTTTCCAGCCCCATTGTAAATACTTACGTTTTCATTGGAATTTCAAGCGTTATGAGTTTACTTGCTTACCTTTTGGGTACAGCCTTGCACCCAGGGTTTTCACTAAGATTTTTAAGCCTGTTATGGCTTATTTTAGATTTCTTGGCTTCAGggttattattttcattgatGATCTCATCCTTATTGCAAGCTCTTATGATGAGTGTTTACAGCAACTTGAGGTCTTGAAACAAACTCTTTGTGAGTTGGGCTTTATTGTCAATGTTGAGAAATCTCAGCTAGTTCCTGTCAATGAGATCCTTTATTTGGGTTTCATAATTAATTCCATCGCAATGAGATTGCAGTTGCCAGTTGTTAAGTTAGAGAAAATAGTCTCCGCCTGTAGAGCCCTTTTAGCTAAGCATCAACCTAGTGTTAGGGATCTTGCTAAAATAACTGGGCTGTTAGTTTCTGCACTCCCGGCTGTGAATTATCTAGAGATGCAGTACCGTTCCTTAGAGTTATGCAAGACTCAGACTTTGTCTGGAAGCCTTGATTATGACAAGACATTTTCTTTAAGCTCTCAAGCTCGTTCTGATTTACAATGGGTCATTGAGAATATTACACAATGCAATGGTAGACTTTTTCAGGTTCCGAAAATTGATATTTACATCCAGAGTGATGCAAGTTTGATTGGTTGGGGAGCCGTGAGTGGTTGTCTGTCTGCATCTGGCAGATGGTCTCAAAGTGAGTCCAAACATCACATTAATTACCTGGAATTTCTAGCATCATTTCATGCTCTCCAGTGTTTTGTGTCTAACTCAAGGTCCATTCATGTTAGACTTGCAGTTGACAACTCCACTGCAGTGGCCTATATTAATAATATGGGGGGTGTACGATCCCCCTTATTAGATTCATTGTCCAGAAGTATTTGGGAATGGTGCAAGTTGAGGgatattttcttttctgctCAGCACATCCCAGGGAAGGTTAATACTCAGGCCGATACCTTATCCAGGGAAATATCCTCTAATTTGGAGTGGTCCTTAGATGGTGAGGATTTTCAGGAAATTATTTCTCAAACCTTTATTCCTGAGATTGACCTCTTTGCATCTAGGCTTAATGCCAAGACTGCAAAGTTTATCTCCTGGCACCCACAGCCAGGTGCAGTGGCTATAGATGCCTTTTCTTTGAGCTGGGCTAATATGAATTGCTATGCCTTTCCTCCTTTAAGTTTGCTACCTCGAGTACTAGCCAAGATTCGCCACGACAAAGCCGTAGTTTTGTTAATTGCACCAGTATGGCCTACCCAGAGTTGGTATCCACTTCTGTTACAGTTGTCAACAGTTCAGCCAATCTTGTTGCCTCGTCTAGACAACCTCCTGAGTCTCCCTCACAACCAAGAACAGCACCCACTGAGACACAAACTGATCTTGGCCGCTTGGACGTTATCAGGAAAACTCTGTCAAACAAGGGATTTTCAAAGCAAGCAATTGACATCATCTGTGCATCTTGGACAGCAGGCACTGAGAAACAGTACAAGGGAGTGTGGGACAAGTGGTCTGGCTGGTGTCATAAACGGCAAATTGATTTACTTCAAGCTTCTGTCATCCAGGTTGTGGAGTTCTTAACTGATTGTTATCATGAAGGCAAAGGATACAGTACCATTAACACTTACCGTTCTGCACTATCTACAACACTTTGTTCCATGAATGATGATCGAGATTCTCTTGGTTCACATCCTTTAATAGCGAGATTACTCAAGGGAGTTTATGTTCTCAGACCACCTACTCCAAGGTATTCTTCTACATGGGATGTTTCTAAAGTGACTGACTATTTAAAGACTTTAGCTCCTCTACGTGAGCTAAGTTTAAAGTCGTTAACTCTTAAGACTGTCATGCTGTGTGCATTAGCCCTTGCACAGAGACAGCAGACATTATCTGCTTTAGACCTAAATTTCAGAAAGGAATCTCGAGATTCAATTAGCTTTGTTGTGACTGATCGGTTAAAGACTTCCAGGCCAGGGAAGTCTATTGAGATCACATTTTCGTCTTCAGGTTGTGCTTCAATTTGCCCGTTTGCTGCGTTAAAGGAGTATATTTCTCGCTCTGAAACACTTAGGTCTCGCAGTGGACAGTTTGTTTCTAAATTGTTTTTGTCCTTCATTAGGCCATACAATCCAGTGTCCCCTAGGACAATAGTTAGGTGGATCATGTCAGTGTTACAGTCCGCAGGGATTGACACTTCGAAATTTAAAGCACACAGTGTAAGAGGGGCTGCCACATCTCATGCGTATGTCACAAGCACCCCAGTTGCAGATATCCTTAAGATGGCAGATTGGTCTAGTGAGCATGTTTTTCGCAGACATTATTTGAGAGATGTTCTAGAGTAGGTCTAGGcctttattttaataaatgccTTATTTTGCTGTATATGGAATTGCGTAGTGTGTTTAGGCCGCGGTTCTTTAAAATCGCATAATTATCCCATAATGTGGAGCATATCGAAAGAGAAATGAAAATTAGACGAGAGGTACTTACCTTGAAGTGTAATTGAAGTTCTCTTAAGATATGTGGAGCATTATGGGATAATGCTTCCCATCCCTGTCTCTTTTTACTTTTCAACGTTCCCACCCTTGGTTCTCTTGAGGACCTTGGCCTAAATCATATTTGCCCTCCAGGAAGAACTGGTTATCACGCTACCTCCTGGGGTTTATATCACTGCTGATTTGCATTTGAATAACTTCTTTtaaacgtgaccgctgaccagtaGGTAGGTAGGAAGTATGCATAATTATCCCATAATGCTCCACATATCTTAAGAGAACTTCAATTACACTTCAAGGTAAGTACCTCTCgtctaattttcatttttaatcgcAGGTTTGTTGTGTTTTAGTGTTCAAACCTTGTCAcgagttaaatttaaccctgctAGCTAGGTAACCAGGTAACCTCAGGTTAAAAGATAATAGAAGTATGTCTAAACCAAATTGGCTGACTTGTTGTTTTCTGACTTAAAACAACAGAGAAGACTTAGACACAGTTCAGACGACTTCAATAGACATTGAAaattttagggttagggtagtTTAACCCGTCTTTGGAACAAACGGCCCAAGCAGAGATAATGCAGTACATTGCAAGGAATATATTGCTAACGTTGTTTAACcttcggacgtacacgcaaattcataccccaccgtggtacaaggaggagggggcggggggtgggtggaacccctccccggagtttttgatatgttgcagtactTCG containing:
- the LOC140943835 gene encoding uncharacterized protein, which produces MAYPELVSTSVTVVNSSANLVASSRQPPESPSQPRTAPTETQTDLGRLDVIRKTLSNKGFSKQAIDIICASWTAGTEKQYKGVWDKWSGWCHKRQIDLLQASVIQVVEFLTDCYHEGKGYSTINTYRSALSTTLCSMNDDRDSLGSHPLIARLLKGVYVLRPPTPRYSSTWDVSKVTDYLKTLAPLRELSLKSLTLKTVMLCALALAQRQQTLSALDLNFRKESRDSISFVVTDRLKTSRPGKSIEITFSSSGCASICPFAALKEYISRSETLRSRSGQFVSKLFLSFIRPYNPVSPRTIVRWIMSVLQSAGIDTSKFKAHSVRGAATSHAYVTSTPVADILKMADWSSEHVFRRHYLRDVLE